A single window of Solea solea chromosome 9, fSolSol10.1, whole genome shotgun sequence DNA harbors:
- the LOC131465891 gene encoding uncharacterized protein LOC131465891 encodes MNQLDPDDAIFLVDAFLDECKVDQHEHTKEGSEKSTKLCVWLDEDKDGQPLPKRSRAGEKRKRDSATVSSASEKPSCSHTQDTTGENVTIENLDSLVQDVRDLLGSGPEQPLPSHWRNRQTSSLENWTVLRPFMVNNMLSSEKPKEGVCHHCGHNAAVVMCRDCLPRSLYCTACDLSTHEALVLHNRASMVEGFFRHLPPSTFVQQHEGGKFSYHEKDCMLPIVPPCCDCSTGQTSFSKGKPVILIGMNGRYNLFLPSVNCSCGKTLSVTISDLVESGYWPATVNFETLYMVDLFTTYEDLKITAPGMSRQAFVSMLECRTKLFGRSGKICGDTMQRAFLEWAYAKFEVEKLSQVQHFQCPACTPSMLAVAVDGNRKLYRFKSQPGPDGFFDGVFLASDAEVSSFVDYIHGTTGHNPGKGRCGAGQWTAARESASKSASKLDEEGVEVAVCRHGVLLKGLNMFRGEIFAYPLYLQKQLASQTVQFFCSDVVCKYWPYLQRVVDHCPELEDLLNMRPFLSIMHAKAHSWMCELKWGGRNQEGAGTTIGEEVEQVNSFLSRAAICSKYMSKAVRTDMLTIQASGWNKRKAENLDRTLAKRYIKTVQRITEATKDLEKLTAELSIQQDIVQQWVSDVQQWTSGATTQNDLQRTIEGLYLGIKQRKFQLYRQSGGNKRRHQLRKKIALEKKALEVAINDHNTTVGEVGKLPPPNELLAVDNYSWPWECHGDMERKKNVFDKVMLLARLKEEEVIVVREVKQHMEYMRSVARLIKELTFQLTEDTNGKCSTEGLMEKGHEGLLCVLKKRLCEVEAQLATARTTYNSILGLQTLSLDDFSEEEDLENTSSTDEELED; translated from the exons ATGAATCAACTTGACCCCGACGATGCCATATTCCTGGTTGATGCGTTCCTGGATGAATGCAAG GTGGATCAGCATGAACACACAAAAGAAGGATCAGAGAAATCCACAAAGTTGTGTGTTTGGCTTGATGAGGACAAAGATGGTCAACCTCTGCCAAAAAGAAGTAGAGCTGGGGAAAAACGAAAGCGAGATTCAGCCACTG TTTCTTCAGCAAGTGAAAAACCCTCCTGTTCTCACACTCAAGACACAACTGGAGAAAATGTGACCATCGAAAATTtag ATTCCCTCGTTCAAGATGTGCGAGACCTCTTAGGAAGTGGTCCTGAACAACCTCTGCCCTCGCACTGGAGGAACAGGCAAACTTCCTCTCTGGAAAATTGGACAGTGCTGAGGCCCTTCATGGTGAACAATATGTTGTCATCTGAGAAGCCCAAGGAGGGGGTTTGCCATCATTGTGGACACAACGCTGCAGTAGTGATGTGTAGGGACTGTTTACCACGATCACTCTACTGCACAGCCTGTGACCTTTCCACACATGAGGCCCTGGTGCTTCATAACAGAGCATCCATGGTGGAGGGGTTCTTCAGACACCTGCCACCATCCACTTTTGTTCAGCAGCATGAGGGAGGGAAATTCTCCTATCATGAAAAAG ATTGCATGTTACCAATCGTTCCTCCCTGCTGTGACTGCTCCACTGGGCAAACAAGCTTTTCCAAGGGAAAGCCAGTTATTTTAATTGGAATGAATG GAAGATACAACCTCTTCCTTCCATCAGTAAACTGCTCCTGTGGAAAAACCTTGTCAGTGACTATAAGCGATCTGGTTGAAAGTGGTTACTGGCCAGCCACTGTCAATTTTGAGACCTTGTACATGGTGGACTTGTTCACCACGTATGAGGATCTAAAAATCACTGCCCCAGGGATGTCACGACAAGCTTTTGTCAGCATGCTCGAGTGTCGAACGAAACTCTTCGGGCGA AGTGGTAAGATATGTGGGGACACAATGCAGAGGGCCTTCCTCGAATGGGCCTATGCCAAATTTGAGGTTGAAAAGCTGTCTCAGGTCCAGCATTTTCAGTGCCCTGCATGCACACCCTCCATGTTGGCAGTTGCAGTGGATGGGAACCGCAAATTATATCGTTTCAAAAGCCAACCAGG ACCTGATGGGTTTTTTGATGGAGTCTTTTTGGCCAGTGATGCTGAGGTGTCCTCCTTTGTTGATTATATCCATGGAACAACTGGACAT AATCCAGGGAAAGGGAGATGTGGTGCGGGTCAGTGGACAGCAGCACGAGAGTCTGCCAGCAAGTCTGCAAGCAAACTAGACGAGGAAGGTGTTGAAGTTGCTGTCTGCCGTCATGGGGTCTTGCTGAAGGGACTGAATATGTTCCGTGGAGAAATATTTGCATACCCATTATATCTCCAGAAACAGCTAGCTTCACAGACCGTCCAGTTTTTTTGCTCTGATGTGGTCTGCAAATATTGGCCATATCTGCAGAGAGTTGTGGACCACTGTCCAGAGTTGGAGGACTTGCTGAACATGCGCCCATTTCTCTCCATCATGCATGCAAAAGCGCATTCTTGGATGTGTGAG TTAAAATGGGGGGGACGCAATCAAGAAGGAGCTGGAACAACAATCGGGGAGGAGGTTGAACAGGTTAACAGCTTCCTCTCCCGAGCAGCCATCTGTTCCAAGTACATGTCAAAAGCCG TTCGCACAGACATGCTGACAATCCAGGCAAGTGGCTGGAACAAGCGAAAGGCGGAAAACCTTGACCGGACACTGGCCAAAAGATACATCAAG ACTGTACAAAGGATTACAGAGGCAACAAAGGACCTGGAGAAACTCACCGCAGAGTTGTCTATACAGCAAGACATAGTCCAGCAGTGGGTGTCTGATGTTCAGCAGTGGACCTCAG GAGCAACAACCCAAAATGACCTGCAGAGGACCATCGAGGGGTTATATTTGGGCATCAAACAGCGAAAATTTCAGCTGTATCGTCAGTCTG GTGGGAATAAACGAAGGCATCAACTGAGAAAAAAGATTGCTCTTGAGAAAAAAGCCTTGGAAGTTGCCATCAATGACCATAATACTACTGTGGGGGAAGTTGGAAAACTCCCTCCTCCCAATGAACTCCTGGCTGTGGACAACTACTCCTGGCCATGGGAAT GTCATGGTGATATGGAgcgaaaaaaaaatgtttttgataaGGTAATGCTGCTGGCTagactgaaagaagaagaagtcattgTGGTTCGTGAAGTCAAACAGCACATGGAGTACATGAGGAGTGTTGCTCGACTGATTAAAGAGCTTACCTTTCAGCTCACTGAAGACACCAATGGCAAAT GCAGTACAGAGGGATTGATGGAGAAAGGACATGAGGGACTACTCTGTGTGCTGAAGAAAAGATTGTGTGAAGTTGAAGCACAACTGGCCACAGCACGCACAACATACAATAGTATTCTTGGACTGCAAACATTGTCCTTAGATGACTTCTCTGAAGAGGAAGACTTGGAGAATACTTCTTCTACTGATGAGGAACTGGAAGACTAG